The genomic stretch TTATAatagaataattaatatagaaAGGGAGGAAAATGTTCAAATGATTTGTATCAATTTGAAGTATAGAAATAAAGACTTTATAATTatagaaaatttaattgaatctGCAAAAGCTTTATTAGCTCCAAGTTCTGTatttaatggaaataatacaattagAGACTTTATTACTGAGGAGCAAGAACAGGTGAATAAATTGGAGAATGAACAGAAACAAGAACAAGAACAAGAACTAGAACTAGAACTAAAACAAGAACAAGAACAAGAACAAGAACAAGAACAAGAACAAGAACAAGAACAAGAACAAGAGCTAGAACAACCAGAACAAGAACTAAAACAAGAACTGGAACAAGAAAATGAGCTTGATCAAGATCAGGATCAGAAACAAGTCCTAAATATAGAAGAAATGCgtgaaaatgaagaattagGAAATGAAGTCGACATAATATCAGTTATATCATATAAGAAAGATCAAAAAGTCGCTTCGAACGAATATTCAATGAAGGAAGAAGAGGATGTTTTAAAGAATGAGATTGATTACAAATCAATGTGCATTTCAACTCAAACAAAtagtaatgaaaatttaCAATTACTTACGATTTGTTCTGAAACAAATGTGAATATTACTCAGAATAAAAAACCAAACTCCGTaacttcaaattctttagTTGTTAATAGAGAAGAAGTAATTATCAACCAAGTTCCTGAATATAgtattaagaaaaatacTATATCAAATACTAACGAATGCCAAATTACTAATTCCCCTCTAACTTTGGATGCAGCAATTACTCCCATTACTACTCCAGTTAAAAGAAGTgccaaaaataaaataaacaatcaaaataatgaaattcttCCGGAAATCTACTCAAAAACCGacataattaaaaaaaactgCTCAGCTATacaaaattttgataatttttcGTCcacaaataattttaatacatGCAAAACACGTAATCAAGTTAACTCATTTTTACCGCCTGACATACAAATTGACACCGGTATAGGTAATActaatcaaataaatagagaaaagttaatattaaatagaaTAGAATCAGCAAGAAAGAATGTCAATTTAAATCATAGAATACACAGTGGAGGAAATTTTTTTGGTGGATATATTCATGCAAATCGAATCAAAGTACCTAGTGAAAATGGAATTTGTGGTGGAATCAATAACTATAGTATATGTACAAATAATCACATAGGTGGACCAATAATCAATAGTAGCAACCGAATTAATGGGAACTATAATGccaattttgataataatattgacaTTCTatcaaagaaatttaatCGTGCTATTGGCAAAGCTGACTATTTATTGGAGCAACTAAGCAATAGTGGtgattctaataataaatttcaaagaattaaGAATGAAGTAGATTcttataatgaaaattattctaaTAGAAAAAGTAGACCAGCAAATTCATCTTCTAGTATTATTAACAGTTTCCAAAATCATTCATTTGACTTTCAAAAAAGTGCAAATAATCAGACTTTATTTGACAAtacatttaatattagagaTGAAATgcttgaaaaaaaagttcaaACATTATGCaataatcataataataatgataataacaTTGCAGAGAAAAttatccaaaaaaaaacaaagaattttaattatacGAGAGAAAGTAACTTATCAATAGTAAATAGTAATCAACTTGAGATAAAGAAAGTTCTTGTAGATGTTCAAATAAATACTCAGCTTGACGATTCTAACGATAAAAGTGAGAAAAATGTTGATTCTTTGGAAATATCTCAGACTaaattaaatcataaaGAAAACTTTAACCAAGTAACTGACTTGGAAAAAGTCGCAAAAActcttgaaaaaaaaatagaaactATAGATTTGGATGGGAAATTGAAAGAATCTGATTCAGTTGAAGTTGAAGAAGTTGaaattagaagaagatCAATCATTGATCCAGAATTAGTTGAGGTAGATTTCTATGTAAATGGAGGAAAACTCAAGagttcattttcaatattaaatatattacttaGTAGATGGAGTGGTATTCCCATTGTATCCAAATTATGATTCTATCAATACAATagtattactattattataatttattaatatataaaagaCGCTATATTATGTTTTTATTTAGACTATTTGgttatataatttattttgaataaggtattatttaatattttacttttttttctttttcttgtttaatttatttataataactCCTAGTGTAATtaatccaataatattaataacagtaataatcaaaagaaTCCCGAATTCAATTATAGTAGGAAACATACCAAATTTATTGTTTTGTCTTATACATAACTGTcttattgataataaatcagCATTTGAAAGACTTAATGGAGAAGTATTTTTTGGCAGAACCCATATATATTGACTAGAATCTTGATGAAATGGATGTTCAAGCATTTTTGCtgttattttataataagTTGGACATTTTTCCAATCCAAGACCAAGTATGGAAATCTCATTACTAATAGTCTCAAAGTATTGTCTAGGTtcaattaatgaagaatCATCTGGATCCACTGAATATATATGAATAGAAGCTTTATTTTTTGcatcttcaatttcattcttttcattGAATATTCTATAGTTAACATAAATAACATCAGAGAAACCATATGGTCTACTAGACTTTggataatttaaaataattctttgcTCTTTAGTTGGTCGTTGATTTATTATGATTGGCTTTGAAACTAATCCATTTTCCACtaagttattaatattcacAAAATTTTTAGTTCCATTgagtattaatattaaataatgacCAGGAACTACGTCATCAGTAATAGTAATTGAATATGATCCGGTATTTGGCATATTCCATCTTTTTAAAGAGATTTCTTTAAGTTTTTCATAAATATTGTTATCATTAGAATTCATCAGATTTTTATCTAAAATCAGGaaatcttgaatttttaccaaagataaatcaattatttgCTCTGGGAAAAAGTACCAGCTATTCCAATTTAATGCAATACTTTCCTTTTTTGACACTTGGTCATTGCTATTTTCGTATCTTAATTGAGCTGTGTTTATCATTACTTCTTATTATAAAGAAAActtgtaatattattatttttattgtttAGCCTGATTAACTTTTGAACAGTAACATTCGAAGCAAAATAAGAGAAAAGAAAAGcgaaaaaaatattgggATTCTCCTATAGCAAAATGAGTTCATTATTTTGCTTATtctattatatttattatttaataggagaaaaatataaaaataatccaataaaaaagataattataattaataaaaaagtaaaaataaatccCTTCACAAATATTTCTGAACAAACGAGAATACGTTCATTATccatttaaatattcaaaaattatattcctcaggaataaaatatatacttaaaaaataataattaaagcGAAGACAAgtcattcttttttttttcctcctTAAAACATTCTTATACATGTGAGGAACTCTTACATGCAAATTATTATGAcctttatttaataattatttaatacaaatttccaaatataactttttccaaaatactaaatttttcttctatCCACATGCAATTGCGTGTTTGCATTTGCATGCATAAAATATGTAATTGCACAAATACCGGTATGTAAGAAAAATCTTATGTGgacaaaaaaatgatattaacGGGTTCATTgagataatttttttttctttaaaaaaaaattagttaataattgataTAGTAATGAACATATGAAAAATATGAgttgataaagaaaaacGAACGATTAGTTGGTGCCAGTAATTCCGTGGCCACGAGTGGAAGAAGCTGTAGATAACGGCTGCTCAAGTTCTGGATTGTGTGTAGGACAGCACTTAAAGAGCTCCATCATTGCTGATTGGACCTTAAGCTTAAGTTCTTCAATATCCATGTCTTTAGTAACTTGAATTGGATCACCATAAGCAACGTAAGCAGTTCCCAAATCAAGAAGAGGTTCTCCTAAGGGCCAGAGAGACCAATTATTATGGGAAACAACTGGAAGAATTTCAGACTCATGCTCAATTGCAAATTTAAAGAAGCCATTTTTGAATGGCTGTAATCTTCTAAGTTTAGACCTAGTTCCTTCTGGATAAATTACTTGACCAATACCCAACTTTTGAAGTTCTGCGCATCTATTAAACATGGGTTCAATTGTACCACTCTTGATTCCCCATCCGCCTTTCTCCTTTGTGAAGTAAATTGGAAGATCATAAGTTAATGATATAGCACAATTTACAATGGGTACTTTAAGTAAGTCAGCTTTGTATACATATTTAAATTCCCAAGGAAAATGagttgaagaaattatCCAAGGATCAGCTGTTGATAAATGGTTAGTCATTATAAGAGTGTTACTCGGCTTATAGTTTCTTTTCGGCTCCCTAGTTATTTTAACTGTCCAAAAAGGATTTGTCCAAATTACTAGAAGAGCATTCCAGAATCTAAAAGCTTGTCCcataattattatcttgaatttttcattataaaGAAGGTAAGGGAACAGAAATATCCAAAGTAAAATTTGAGTAATTAATCccaaaataattgaaatacaAATCATTGAATAAGTGTAAACTGTTACAATAAATCTTAACCATTTTGGGTTTGAAGACTTTCTAATCGAAGTCATTGTTTGCTCCTCTGccattcttttaaaatttctCAAGTAATATCAGCAAGCTCCTGTTAGAATCAAtgattttcttcaaataatttccactgatgaattaaaaagaaaaaaggttaattccaaatattcttttaaacAACTACAgctttattattgttattattgctACTATTATTTTCCCTCTTTTAAGGTTGTAAATTCTTAATGGAAAAATAGTACCTATTTGGAGACTTGCCCGCCAATTACGTGGGGTataaatgtaaatataaattttacatgataattgaaagaaaaaaaaattgaaaaaaaaaatatatataataatatattgagATACAAAATTTTATCAACCAagttttgattattattttaagcTGGAGATCTCATTTTATTCTTGACTTTTTACAAcaaattatcatttaatgtaatcaagaaaaagatattaagTTCAAGTAACGTTAAGGGAACACATTAatacaataattaaaagtcaattattgttttttctttcttaatctaaaaaaaatacttatattaataatatatatatgtatattaCAGTCCTATATTCAGTAATTCAAGAGAAATAAagtttttcttcaatttattataaaacaATTATGTTATTGGGATCGcatttaagaaaaaatccTATAGAAATCCGAGATTTACAAAAACcatttaaaaatagaaataatattggtaAGTTAATccatcaaatttttttttttattatttaataataacataATTTCAGAATACGATCAAAATCCATACAATGAAAATGTTTTTCAAGAATGCTCTTATGTATTATCAACTTATGACGATAGTTCTctcttttcattaaatttgaacTCATTAAGCatcaatttatttagaGAATATGTTACGGATAGATTGGcaattcttcattttattGACTCTAAATCGAAGCTCgaagataataatacaagaaCTTTAACAGATTCAACAAATAGATCGTTATTAGAAAAACTTCTTTCTGAAAAAggatttaaattatttgattctttaactccaattaataaaacaaGTCCATCGCATTTAGAAAATTGTTGGAGAAAAGATCTTTTAAGTCATTTCTTACTTAAGCTATGCTTTATGaacaataaagaaaaacaagaatGGTTTATTGaacaagaaattaaattacttttatttaaattatccacaataattaatagtaatttattcaatCAAAAAAgagataatattaaaagcagtaaatcatttattattgaaaaattactCAAAATGTATGGCGTCAATTATCCTATTTGGAATTTAGAccaaattaaaaatcaaaataacaTTAATGATTCTGAAACTCATCAAGCAAAAAAACTTTGGGAAGATGCTGTTTCTGTTATAACAAATGGACATCttattaaaagattatttaaaataccTTTTTGGCCAGATGGatttagatttattaaaaatagaaaatactTCATTAAAGATGGAATATGTTTTATTCCTGACACTGAAAttgaatcattatttatatataaatataaaaaagaacTAATTAActcatttattaatttaaaagaaaatgaaataatattagaaaaaacTATCCTTTCAGATCAAAGagtttcatcattaattcgagaaatttcagaattttatttcacAAGTAATGATTTTAGAGGTGGAGgatcattattatcatcaccatttaattctttatcaGAAAATCAAGCTATTGAAAACTTTAAATTAGATacttcaaatatatatcaaGTTTATCTTTCTTCATTTCCATTGTGTATGCGTCATCTATTTGAaagtttaaaaaaagatcaTCATTTAAAACATTGGAGTCGTCTTCAACTTTGGTTATTCCTTAAAGGATGTGGAATGAAACTTGAAGAACAACTTTCTTTATGGAAGTCACTTTGGACTGATGCTAATTCTTttgataaagaaattaaatataatattcgTCATGCTTATGGGCAAGAAGGAAAAAGAAGTAATTATTCACCTTATCCTtgcaataaaattattaatggaTTACCTCTTCCTGGAAATGGACAAAATCATGGATGCCCTTTTAAAACTTTCGATAATTATCCattacaaaaattattacaaacTTATTATGGTCATATTATACCCaatgaagatattaaaaatattacacAACTTTCTAAATCTGGTCATTATCAATTATCTTGTatacaattatttaaatcattgCATTTAAAATCTGACTCTGATGGTATTGGTAATCATCCAAAttcatattttaaaaaatctattcaaaatcatattaatattgaaaataataaaaataattaattagtattaatttataataatatttttattttccaatTATAGTCAccaaaatttatttgattatcattttcttcaagatttatttctattgaatataaacTTCCtcttattaaattattatctccaaaatatttacttttaattaatttatattttaatttttgaaaaattaatgaattattattaatagtatttttttccaatattatttcttttggttttatcattatacctttaatttctattttattaatttttttattatatttatgattaatattattaatttgcttaaatttgaatatatcacttaaatcttcatctaataatgataatatatgatgattatcattattataactcattatattattttttaatttatattctttttctttaatataaatttcaaatccaaaattttctttaaataatcttaatttatctttttggtaattttcatcaaatgttgataataatatatttttctccataatattatcaataatatttaaacaataattatcaatatttttcttaaaattattatgatataaagtaaatattatatcatcaaaaatatattcatttcttaaatatgaatatgTTTCACCATCATCTAAATAAATACTTCCTTCTGAATGTAATGTTAATATATCAAtcatataattattataaacaaattcttcatttatatAATCATAAGATgttatttttggaaataaaatcttatttttaaatttattactatccaataatttaccagttaaatatattattaattttattggattttttaattgttcTTTGCTtgataatatattagattttgaagaatatgGTATAATACTTCCTCCTTTAACAAAATCTGGAGTACTattcatatatttattatcaaaatattgtttttttgaatcaatatACATTTCTTCagtatataaattataccatattttatataaataatctttattattattattataattaaaattacatatataataatgtaattgtataattgtaaataaattaaatccAATCGAATTTATCATAAATGAATCTCCAACCaaaaaactattattaattgatcttaaattaaaatctttttgatttaacCAAAAAAGTGgtttaattattggaataccataaaatgaatatttagCTAATAATGTATACCAATAtggaattaatgaatatcTTAATTCAATGTACTTTTTTACaatttttgatgaaaaaataaaatccCTGCTTATTGAATTCATTGAATTATGAATTCTGTAAAATGGAAACCATATTCCTAATTGAAACCatcttattaataaatcatgATTAACAATCCCATCAAATCCACCAATATCTGATCCTGTTAGTGAAAAGCCACAAATTGCATTTCTAACATTTGTAATAGTtgtataataataataattccgACTAGATTCTGTATCTCCTGtccaaatatttgaatatctATGTGATCCAAACCAAAATGATCTTGTTAATATAAAAGGACGTCTTTCTCCTTGAAATTTTCTGATTAATCCATTAAAAGCATATTTAACATgataaaatgaatataatgaatGCACTTGTCTATCATCTAAAccattatttccaaattcaACTTGTTTAGGTAATGATAATTCTGGTAATTTAAATACTGATGGCTCATTCATATCTAACCAATATCCTATGTTTTCATGTACTTTATAcatttcttgaaaatatttggaatagTAATTTCCaacattttttgaaaataaattcaaatatttggatGGTCCTGGCCAACATTCACCAATAAAATcataaatttgattatttttaggATAAGAAAGATTTGGTATTTTAATCCATGGTGAGTCAAAAGGTCTAGAAATAAATCTTGAATTACTTATATTATCTTGCTTTATGATTAATTGAATCTGACAATTaacttttaaaattaaaatgggaaatattttaatgataaataGAAATCTAAACATTCTTTTATAACTTAATGTTATTCTTGAGAAATTTTTATTGCaatactttaatttttcaaaaaatgagTATACAAAATAacctttattaatattaatatgtggatctgaaataattattaaatgtttattttcatcttttaatttctggatcattttattcatatttgGAAAAGCTGTTTTATTCCATGtaaaatattgtttatCAAAAGTATGTTCAATATCCAACCAAATACTATCATATggtatattatttttctctaataaattttgaatagtATATACTCTATTTTCACTTGTATATTCCCATTTACTGTAATGAAATCCTAAAGAAAATCTTGGAGCAAAATATGGAAATCCCATAATAATTcctaaattataatataattcttctaattgTGTTGAAGTTAAAATCACCAAATCAAGAATTCCAGTTTCAGAAACCCACCATGtatccaaatatttttctgaattaaaattattcattttattaatttttacaTATGTATCGGAAGGATTAATCCATAATATACtagaaaataaaacttgatttttttgttcATGATCAAAATCACTGATAGAAATTAACATAGGAGAAGAACCATATATTGGATCAGTTGAATTGAGTTTGTATTTATAATTGTCAACATTATAAAATCTATAAGGTTCATCAAAATCTTGCAAATTTAATGAAGTTGTTTTTTCTGCTAATCCATATGTATCATTACATGAATGTATTTGAATGTCAGTTCCTACAGCAGTTGGCCCATAGTATTTATAATCaacaaaattttcaaatactTCTTGCCAAATACCCCttgaatatatatcaaCAGAATCtataatatcaataatatcttctccaaaataaagaatatttttaatgctTTGCTTTAAACGTTTATAAAAATTGAAccatttgaaatttttaaaattatatattgtTTCTTGTAATACATCTTTATAGctatttatattgattttacGATTAAAATGAGTGTTTATTGTATTAGTTTGGGAATGAATTCTTCCACTCCTgtcaaaattaaagaattgatTACCATTAATAGTAGCAATTTTCTTATTACAAAGAAAAGATTCTATTTTGAAAGGATTTAACTGTATCTcaagaatatatttacaattaTCAGTTTCCTTGGATTTTTTGTAAACAATTTCTCTAATAATAGTCATTTTTATTAGGTTTTTACTCATCTTGATATGAATATCAGAATCTTCTTCATTGATTAAATACCCCCCTACCAAGTTATCTTTAAACATTACTTCTTTTCCAactttaaatcttttataATCTGATAGTCCTGTACCAGTATCATCAATTTGAAGTCTGAAAAACcctaatttgaatataaataaattacatTTTAAAAATGGAATTTTGGGATAATTTGTATTCttcaattcaaaatataaagtaCTACACTCTTCTGAATTTCTTAAATCCAAGttagaattttttttacttaatttacaatttttgaaaaattccaatttttcTGGATTTACCGACcatattgaattaattgcatcttttttcttattatcTCCATTACTATTAGATTTTTTCCTAATATATTCCACAAACTTTCTATATCTAAGACAAAATGCGTTTTCTTtacattttttaaatttcgTCTCATTCGAATTGTCAAAGTTGATtataaataagaataaagCCCacaaaaagaatgaaaCAGAACCAAACTTCATCATCCAAAACTTgtctttaaatttaataactttgTTTTTTGCATTGAAACTGCTTGTTTGTTATTGTCTTTTATTCATGTGAGAATActaatttcaatataatGGAgtgaaattttaaaaatatttttttttaaatttaattattctcATAATTTGTAGCGctctaataattttttaaatttttttcgattataataaatctttCTATAATTCAATCAAAATGCTCCATTTTTATACAAAAGAACTTTATATGAtttctaattctttaaCCTTTATCCTCATCTTCTTCCTTTCTCATTCTTCTAGTATCACTATAATTTGtactttaaatttaataattcatacaattattttttaacaatattCTTCACGAACTCTTTATTAGATtatttagatttttttttctttcaaatcaTTGTCCACATGCAATTTTCAAACTATTGCAATTCGTAATAATGACgtcatttaattttttactTGCATGCATTGCATGCAGAAATGCAAGCAGTAGGTAGAAGGTGGGATTagaattgaattaattttttgaaaaattggAGAATTAgattataattaaagatttatgaatgaataaatttttattttaatatatatataagtGTTCAAGAAGAATATGAAAATGACTAATTTGATAAGTTTATATGAGCTAAATTAAATTGGAATGAAATTTCTCAAAGATTTGGttattaatcaatatttttcaaaactttGGTAAATGGTTTAATGtgttaattttaaatttttaaaatttatata from Cryptosporidium parvum Iowa II chromosome 8, whole genome shotgun sequence encodes the following:
- a CDS encoding DNA primase large subunit, yielding SIKFFFLLFNNNIISEYDQNPYNENVFQECSYVLSTYDDSSLFSLNLNSLSINLFREYVTDRLAILHFIDSKSKLEDNNTRTLTDSTNRSLLEKLLSEKGFKLFDSLTPINKTSPSHLENCWRKDLLSHFLLKLCFMNNKEKQEWFIEQEIKLLLFKLSTIINSNLFNQKRDNIKSSKSFIIEKLLKMYGVNYPIWNLDQIKNQNNINDSETHQAKKLWEDAVSVITNGHLIKRLFKIPFWPDGFRFIKNRKYFIKDGICFIPDTEIESLFIYKYKKELINSFINLKENEIILEKTILSDQRVSSLIREISEFYFTSNDFRGGGSLLSSPFNSLSENQAIENFKLDTSNIYQVYLSSFPLCMRHLFESLKKDHHLKHWSRLQLWLFLKGCGMKLEEQLSLWKSLWTDANSFDKEIKYNIRHAYGQEGKRSNYSPYPCNKIINGLPLPGNGQNHGCPFKTFDNYPLQKLLQTYYGHIIPNEDIKNITQLSKSGHYQLSCIQLFKSLHLKSDSDGIGNHPNSYFKKSIQNHINIENNKNN
- a CDS encoding secreted alpha glucosidase like family 31 glycosyltransferase, signal peptide, whose translation is MMKFGSVSFFLWALFLFIINFDNSNETKFKKCKENAFCLRYRKFVEYIRKKSNSNGDNKKKDAINSIWSVNPEKLEFFKNCKLSKKNSNLDLRNSEECSTLYFELKNTNYPKIPFLKCNLFIFKLGFFRLQIDDTGTGLSDYKRFKVGKEVMFKDNLVGGYLINEEDSDIHIKMSKNLIKMTIIREIVYKKSKETDNCKYILEIQLNPFKIESFLCNKKIATINGNQFFNFDRSGRIHSQTNTINTHFNRKININSYKDVLQETIYNFKNFKWFNFYKRLKQSIKNILYFGEDIIDIIDSVDIYSRGIWQEVFENFVDYKYYGPTAVGTDIQIHSCNDTYGLAEKTTSLNLQDFDEPYRFYNVDNYKYKLNSTDPIYGSSPMLISISDFDHEQKNQVLFSSILWINPSDTYVKINKMNNFNSEKYLDTWWVSETGILDLVILTSTQLEELYYNLGIIMGFPYFAPRFSLGFHYSKWEYTSENRVYTIQNLLEKNNIPYDSIWLDIEHTFDKQYFTWNKTAFPNMNKMIQKLKDENKHLIIISDPHININKGYFVYSFFEKLKYCNKNFSRITLSYKRMFRFLFIIKIFPILILKVNCQIQLIIKQDNISNSRFISRPFDSPWIKIPNLSYPKNNQIYDFIGECWPGPSKYLNLFSKNVGNYYSKYFQEMYKVHENIGYWLDMNEPSVFKLPELSLPKQVEFGNNGLDDRQVHSLYSFYHVKYAFNGLIRKFQGERRPFILTRSFWFGSHRYSNIWTGDTESSRNYYYYTTITNVRNAICGFSLTGSDIGGFDGIVNHDLLIRWFQLGIWFPFYRIHNSMNSISRDFIFSSKIVKKYIELRYSLIPYWYTLLAKYSFYGIPIIKPLFWLNQKDFNLRSINNSFLVGDSFMINSIGFNLFTIIQLHYYICNFNYNNNNKDYLYKIWYNLYTEEMYIDSKKQYFDNKYMNSTPDFVKGGSIIPYSSKSNILSSKEQLKNPIKLIIYLTGKLLDSNKFKNKILFPKITSYDYINEEFVYNNYMIDILTLHSEGSIYLDDGETYSYLRNEYIFDDIIFTLYHNNFKKNIDNYCLNIIDNIMEKNILLSTFDENYQKDKLRLFKENFGFEIYIKEKEYKLKNNIMSYNNDNHHILSLLDEDLSDIFKFKQINNINHKYNKKINKIEIKGIMIKPKEIILEKNTINNNSLIFQKLKYKLIKSKYFGDNNLIRGSLYSIEINLEENDNQINFGDYNWKIKILL
- a CDS encoding glycerol-3-phosphate acyltransferase family, possible plant origin, possible signal peptide plus 2 transmembrane domains; amino-acid sequence: MAEEQTMTSIRKSSNPKWLRFIVTVYTYSMICISIILGLITQILLWIFLFPYLLYNEKFKIIIMGQAFRFWNALLVIWTNPFWTVKITREPKRNYKPSNTLIMTNHLSTADPWIISSTHFPWEFKYVYKADLLKVPIVNCAISLTYDLPIYFTKEKGGWGIKSGTIEPMFNRCAELQKLGIGQVIYPEGTRSKLRRLQPFKNGFFKFAIEHESEILPVVSHNNWSLWPLGEPLLDLGTAYVAYGDPIQVTKDMDIEELKLKVQSAMMELFKCCPTHNPELEQPLSTASSTRGHGITGTN